Proteins encoded by one window of Paraburkholderia terrae:
- a CDS encoding DUF4148 domain-containing protein gives MKSLLSAVVVASALIVPAAAFAQQANGPVTRAQVQAELVAAQQNGSLDQNDVAYPPAKPQLGATSGATEVGGVTAGSSQSGKRPSVEQRIFSTFRGN, from the coding sequence ATGAAATCGCTTCTTTCCGCAGTGGTCGTCGCATCCGCTCTGATCGTTCCCGCTGCCGCGTTCGCGCAGCAAGCCAATGGCCCCGTGACGCGCGCGCAAGTTCAGGCCGAACTGGTCGCCGCGCAGCAAAACGGCTCGCTGGACCAGAATGACGTGGCGTATCCGCCCGCCAAGCCGCAATTGGGCGCAACGTCGGGAGCGACGGAAGTCGGCGGCGTGACGGCTGGCTCGTCGCAATCGGGCAAGCGTCCGAGCGTCGAACAGCGCATCTTCTCGACGTTCCGCGGCAACTAA
- a CDS encoding carboxymuconolactone decarboxylase family protein yields MTNRLPSFDASHATPDQKAVLDEILSGPRGNLNGPFLGWIHSPELAQHAQRLGAFCRYKTGLPLRLSELAILVTASRWQAQAEWFIHYPIAIDAGVRAEDAEAIRLGQAPSFADADDALIYAFATELYDAKRVSDATYAKTVERFGHEVVINLVGLLGYYALVAMTLNVFGMRAQGQDSLPFPE; encoded by the coding sequence ATGACCAACCGCCTGCCTTCTTTCGACGCCAGTCACGCGACACCCGACCAGAAAGCCGTGCTCGACGAAATCCTGTCGGGACCGCGCGGCAATCTGAACGGGCCGTTTCTCGGCTGGATTCATAGCCCCGAACTCGCGCAGCATGCGCAGCGCCTCGGCGCCTTTTGCCGCTACAAGACGGGCTTGCCGCTGCGCCTATCGGAACTGGCGATTCTCGTTACGGCCTCGCGCTGGCAGGCGCAGGCCGAGTGGTTCATCCACTATCCGATCGCCATCGACGCCGGCGTGCGCGCCGAAGACGCCGAGGCGATCCGCCTGGGCCAGGCGCCTTCGTTCGCCGACGCCGACGATGCGCTCATCTACGCGTTCGCGACGGAACTGTACGACGCGAAGCGCGTGTCCGACGCGACCTACGCGAAGACGGTCGAGCGCTTCGGCCACGAGGTCGTGATCAATCTGGTCGGGCTGCTCGGCTATTACGCGCTGGTCGCGATGACGCTGAACGTGTTCGGCATGCGCGCGCAAGGGCAGGACTCGTTGCCGTTCCCCGAGTAA
- a CDS encoding aspartate aminotransferase family protein: MTTVFHRMPKQTLPVAVKGEGIEIVDSTGKRYIDASGGAAVSCLGHSNQRVIDAIKRQVQELPYAHTSFFTTQPAEELASYLVERAPQGLAHVYFVSGGSEAIEAALKLARQYFVEVGQPQRRHIIARRQSYHGNTLGALAIGGNAWRREPFLPLLIDAHHVSPCYAYREQRADETEEQFAQRLADELEQKILELGSDTVAAFVAETVVGATAGAVPPVREYFRKIRAVCDRYGVLLILDEIMSGMGRTGHLFACEEDGISPDLLTIAKGLGAGYQPIGATLVSDKIYQAITGGSGFFQHGHTYIGHATACAAALEVQRVIADEHLLDNVKARGEQLRSLLREHYAQHPYIGDVRGRGLFVGVELVQDRATKTPFDAKLKLHAAIKREAFQRGLMVYPMGGTVDGKIGDHVLLAPPFICTPRDIEQIVSRLTDAIEGALTASGAA; the protein is encoded by the coding sequence ATGACTACCGTATTCCACCGCATGCCGAAGCAGACCTTGCCCGTCGCCGTCAAAGGCGAGGGCATCGAGATCGTCGATTCGACGGGCAAGCGTTATATCGATGCATCGGGCGGCGCGGCCGTCTCGTGTCTCGGCCACAGCAACCAGCGCGTGATCGATGCGATCAAGCGTCAGGTGCAGGAGCTGCCATACGCGCACACGTCGTTCTTCACGACGCAGCCCGCCGAGGAACTCGCCAGCTATCTCGTCGAACGCGCGCCGCAAGGTCTCGCGCATGTGTATTTCGTGTCGGGCGGATCGGAGGCGATCGAGGCGGCGTTGAAGCTCGCGCGTCAATATTTCGTCGAAGTGGGGCAGCCGCAGCGGCGGCATATCATCGCGCGGCGTCAGAGCTATCACGGCAACACGCTGGGCGCGCTCGCGATCGGCGGCAATGCGTGGCGGCGCGAGCCGTTCCTGCCGCTGCTGATCGACGCGCATCACGTGAGCCCGTGCTATGCGTATCGCGAGCAGCGCGCGGACGAAACGGAAGAGCAGTTCGCGCAGCGTCTCGCCGACGAACTGGAGCAGAAGATTCTCGAACTCGGTTCCGACACGGTCGCCGCATTCGTCGCGGAGACGGTCGTCGGCGCGACAGCGGGCGCGGTGCCGCCCGTGCGCGAGTATTTCCGCAAGATTCGCGCAGTGTGCGATCGTTATGGCGTGTTGCTGATTCTCGATGAAATCATGTCGGGCATGGGCCGCACGGGCCACCTGTTCGCGTGCGAAGAGGACGGCATCTCGCCCGATCTGCTGACCATCGCAAAGGGACTTGGCGCGGGTTATCAGCCGATCGGCGCAACGCTCGTCAGCGACAAAATCTATCAGGCGATCACGGGCGGTTCCGGCTTCTTTCAGCACGGCCACACCTATATCGGCCACGCGACGGCCTGCGCCGCCGCGCTCGAAGTGCAGCGCGTGATCGCCGACGAGCATCTGCTCGACAACGTAAAAGCGCGCGGCGAGCAACTGCGTTCGCTGCTGCGCGAACACTATGCGCAGCATCCGTACATCGGCGACGTGCGCGGACGCGGACTCTTCGTCGGTGTGGAACTGGTGCAGGACCGCGCGACGAAGACGCCGTTCGATGCGAAACTGAAGCTGCATGCCGCGATCAAGCGCGAAGCGTTCCAGCGCGGGCTGATGGTGTACCCGATGGGCGGCACCGTCGACGGCAAGATCGGCGATCATGTGCTGCTCGCGCCGCCGTTCATCTGCACGCCGCGCGATATCGAACAGATCGTCAGTCGCCTGACGGATGCGATCGAAGGCGCGCTCACGGCATCGGGCGCGGCCTGA
- a CDS encoding C45 family autoproteolytic acyltransferase/hydolase, protein MSKQGWELHRIAGEPFEIGRQLGELARPAFDAYMQQSAAWRDVQAWRGHAFVQHLRDAARAHCPDQLAELDGMAAGLGWRADDIFLWNCRGELVHNTPDGCTTFAAVRSGDTLIVHNEDGDPFLLGKGLLVDIQPKGKPGFISFYYPGSLPGHTFAANRAGVAQAINNLRIRQPVTGVPRMILARAVLDQSTLDQALQLLHDTPRASGFHHTLGAAGDRRVFSVEATAMRCSVERVERVSGHANHMIHAGCEAEAQIVTDSSCDRQARVGVLLEQRGAQIDGDALVDMLHDKGPTGLPIYRDDPRDPDGENTLATALFQLRDDGVALRVHAQRAVVFETFIARTAA, encoded by the coding sequence GTGTCGAAGCAGGGTTGGGAATTGCATCGGATAGCGGGCGAGCCGTTTGAAATCGGCCGTCAGCTTGGCGAACTGGCGCGGCCGGCGTTCGATGCGTACATGCAGCAGAGCGCCGCGTGGCGCGACGTGCAGGCATGGCGCGGTCACGCGTTCGTGCAACATCTGCGTGACGCGGCGCGCGCGCACTGTCCGGATCAGCTAGCCGAACTGGATGGCATGGCGGCGGGTCTCGGCTGGCGGGCCGACGACATTTTCCTGTGGAACTGCCGCGGCGAACTGGTGCATAACACGCCCGACGGCTGTACGACTTTCGCGGCCGTGCGCAGCGGCGACACGCTGATCGTACACAACGAAGACGGTGATCCATTCCTGCTTGGCAAGGGATTGCTCGTCGACATCCAGCCGAAGGGCAAGCCAGGCTTCATCAGCTTCTATTACCCAGGCTCGCTGCCCGGCCACACGTTCGCGGCGAACCGTGCGGGTGTCGCGCAGGCGATCAACAATCTGCGCATCCGTCAGCCGGTGACGGGCGTGCCGCGCATGATCCTGGCGCGCGCGGTGCTCGATCAATCGACGCTCGATCAAGCCTTGCAGCTTCTGCACGACACGCCGCGCGCGAGCGGCTTTCATCACACGCTCGGCGCAGCGGGAGATCGCCGCGTGTTCAGCGTCGAGGCCACGGCAATGCGCTGTTCGGTCGAACGCGTCGAGCGCGTTTCGGGCCACGCTAATCACATGATCCATGCAGGCTGCGAAGCCGAAGCGCAAATCGTCACCGATTCGTCATGCGATCGTCAGGCGCGTGTCGGCGTGCTGCTCGAACAGCGCGGCGCGCAGATCGACGGCGACGCGCTCGTCGACATGCTGCATGACAAGGGGCCTACGGGTCTGCCCATCTACCGCGACGACCCACGCGATCCCGACGGCGAAAACACGCTCGCGACGGCGCTGTTCCAACTCCGTGACGACGGTGTCGCGCTGCGTGTTCACGCGCAACGCGCCGTCGTTTTCGAAACCTTCATTGCACGCACGGCGGCCTGA
- a CDS encoding MurR/RpiR family transcriptional regulator: MPDTFDQLAALIRGRFSELSPQFQMGAAFLLDHPDEVAVSSMRKVAERAQVQPASLVRLSQQLGFPGWNELRDLFVARVRTRPEPLTSRARSLVKGHAKDALAHDLLVAQQHNLEVTAAHNTRVTVEAAKLLRRAPHVHVAGFRSCFPVAFGFVYGYRLFRSSVSLLSGEAGTLEMQLRGIERDSATVVVSFAPYSVEAARVAEAALEKGSKLIAITDSAVSPIALNADKVLIFSHESPSFFPSLVAATAIAESLVAHLLALEGTDAVQQLELAEQSLHAKGAYVP, from the coding sequence ATGCCCGACACCTTCGACCAGCTCGCCGCCCTGATCCGTGGACGTTTCTCCGAACTCAGTCCGCAGTTCCAGATGGGCGCGGCGTTTCTGCTCGATCATCCCGATGAGGTCGCCGTCTCGTCGATGCGCAAGGTGGCCGAGCGCGCGCAGGTGCAACCCGCGTCGCTCGTACGGCTGTCGCAGCAACTGGGCTTTCCGGGCTGGAACGAATTGCGCGACCTGTTCGTCGCGCGGGTGCGCACCCGGCCCGAGCCGCTGACGAGCCGCGCCCGCTCGCTCGTCAAGGGTCACGCGAAAGACGCGCTCGCGCACGATCTGCTGGTCGCGCAACAGCACAATCTCGAAGTCACGGCCGCGCACAACACGCGCGTCACCGTCGAAGCGGCCAAGCTGTTGCGACGCGCGCCGCACGTGCATGTCGCCGGGTTCCGGTCGTGCTTTCCCGTCGCGTTCGGCTTCGTCTACGGATACCGGCTGTTTCGCTCGTCCGTCTCCCTGCTGTCAGGCGAAGCGGGTACGCTCGAAATGCAGTTGCGCGGCATCGAACGCGACAGCGCGACTGTCGTCGTCAGTTTCGCGCCATATTCCGTCGAGGCGGCGCGCGTCGCTGAAGCCGCGCTGGAAAAGGGCAGCAAGCTGATCGCGATCACCGACAGCGCCGTGTCGCCCATCGCGCTGAACGCCGACAAGGTGTTGATCTTCTCGCACGAAAGCCCGTCGTTCTTCCCGTCGCTGGTGGCGGCGACGGCGATTGCGGAATCGCTGGTCGCGCATCTGCTCGCGCTCGAAGGCACGGACGCCGTCCAGCAACTCGAACTCGCCGAGCAGTCGCTGCACGCGAAGGGCGCCTACGTGCCCTGA
- a CDS encoding gamma-glutamylcyclotransferase translates to MVTRQIIDSGAYLQHFESLPDLWTLEQIAASLGATLRDKPADVASIWVFAYGSLIWNPMIEFDKRMVATLHGWQRSFCLQMTAGRASPDNPGRMLALRPGGHTRGIAFQLRAATSNDELRLIWIREMVLGSYRPTWAPITLEDGKETHAIAFVADESREQFQHDSSVPTVAPLIGCATGTFGTNAEYVFKLHAALAECGVNDPYVEAIVHAIERPSHESRAVPVCRGEH, encoded by the coding sequence ATGGTGACCAGACAGATCATTGACTCAGGCGCATACCTGCAACACTTCGAATCGTTGCCGGACCTCTGGACGCTCGAACAGATCGCCGCATCGCTCGGAGCAACGCTGCGGGACAAGCCAGCCGACGTCGCCTCGATATGGGTATTCGCCTATGGCTCGCTCATCTGGAACCCGATGATCGAGTTCGACAAGCGGATGGTCGCGACGCTGCACGGCTGGCAACGCAGCTTCTGCCTGCAGATGACAGCGGGCCGCGCAAGCCCGGACAACCCAGGCAGGATGCTCGCGCTTCGTCCCGGCGGGCACACCCGGGGCATCGCGTTTCAACTACGCGCCGCGACATCGAACGACGAGTTGCGGCTCATCTGGATACGGGAGATGGTGCTCGGGTCGTACCGTCCCACCTGGGCGCCCATCACGCTCGAAGACGGCAAGGAGACGCACGCGATTGCCTTCGTCGCCGACGAATCCCGCGAGCAGTTCCAGCACGATTCGTCCGTGCCGACCGTCGCCCCGCTGATCGGGTGCGCGACGGGCACGTTCGGCACCAATGCCGAGTATGTGTTCAAGCTGCACGCTGCGCTTGCGGAATGCGGCGTGAACGATCCTTATGTCGAAGCGATTGTCCACGCAATCGAACGTCCTTCGCACGAATCGCGCGCCGTCCCAGTCTGCCGTGGCGAGCATTGA
- a CDS encoding LysR family transcriptional regulator: MDKLQAMQVFTRVVDCNSFSGAADALQMTRSSVTTIVQNLEAYLKVRLLNRTTRRISLTHDGAAYYERCARILAEVEDSETSLSTAALPRGKLKVDMPGSISRLVVVPALDDFHARYPDIDLMLGVSDKPVDLVQESVDCAIRMGHLPDSTLVARRIGTSEFVTVASPDYLSRFGEPKSLVELDAHVAVNYFSRRNGRIIEMNFIVDGEPVEVRMRSKLAANDGDAYLQCGLQGLGLIQVPHFFASRHLQTGALIEVLGEWRRAPLPVWAVYPHNRHLSPQVRAFVEWVSERFEGCHLLRKRPSVAMSHEHHGIARSQETDLEHS; encoded by the coding sequence ATGGACAAACTTCAGGCGATGCAGGTCTTCACGCGGGTCGTGGACTGCAACAGCTTTTCCGGCGCGGCCGACGCGCTGCAGATGACACGTTCGTCGGTGACGACGATCGTCCAGAATCTGGAGGCATACCTCAAGGTGCGGCTGCTGAACCGCACCACGCGACGCATCAGCCTGACGCACGACGGCGCGGCCTACTACGAGCGATGCGCGCGTATTCTCGCCGAAGTCGAAGACTCCGAAACCTCGCTTTCGACTGCGGCCCTGCCACGCGGAAAACTAAAAGTCGACATGCCCGGCTCGATAAGCCGGCTCGTCGTCGTGCCCGCGCTCGACGACTTCCACGCGCGCTATCCCGACATCGATCTGATGCTCGGCGTCAGCGACAAACCCGTCGACCTCGTGCAGGAAAGCGTCGATTGCGCGATACGCATGGGGCATCTGCCCGACTCGACGCTGGTCGCGCGGCGTATCGGCACATCGGAGTTCGTCACTGTCGCCAGCCCGGACTATCTGTCGCGATTCGGAGAGCCGAAGTCGCTGGTTGAGCTCGACGCTCACGTCGCAGTCAACTATTTCTCGCGCCGCAACGGACGAATCATCGAGATGAACTTCATCGTCGACGGCGAGCCGGTGGAAGTCCGCATGCGTTCGAAACTCGCCGCCAATGACGGCGACGCCTACCTTCAATGCGGACTGCAGGGGCTCGGGCTGATCCAGGTGCCTCACTTCTTTGCTTCGCGCCATCTGCAAACTGGCGCGCTGATCGAAGTGCTGGGCGAATGGCGCCGCGCGCCCCTGCCTGTGTGGGCGGTTTATCCGCACAACCGGCATTTATCGCCGCAGGTCAGGGCGTTTGTCGAGTGGGTGTCCGAGCGGTTCGAAGGCTGTCATCTGCTTCGTAAACGCCCATCCGTAGCGATGAGCCACGAACATCACGGCATCGCACGATCCCAGGAAACGGACCTCGAGCATTCATAG
- a CDS encoding efflux RND transporter periplasmic adaptor subunit, producing MYTNRKRMTVALGAVAFVGAVAGLGYLRGPLSGPVDTAHAADMPPTAVEVDVATVVSQTITDWQSYSGRLEAIDRVDVRPLVPGTIVAVYFKDGALVKKGDPLFTIDPRPYQAEVDRAAAQLVAAKARAAYASTDAARADRLLADNAIAKRDYDEKHNADREASAAVKAAEASLESAQVNLGYTNVTAPVTGRVSRAELTVGNVVSAGANAPLLTTLVSVSPIYASFEVDEQTYLQYLGRDRNAKVPVTIGLANEEGYSLKGTISSVDNRLDTSSATIRVRATIDNRDGTLVPGLYARVQVGGGEAHPAILIDDAAVATDQAKKYVLVVDGANKVHYREVKLGALHDNLRVVDSGLKAGERIVVNGSMRARPNDTVQPHAVDMVNAARQPA from the coding sequence ATGTATACCAACCGAAAACGGATGACCGTCGCGCTCGGTGCTGTCGCCTTCGTTGGCGCTGTCGCCGGGCTTGGCTATCTTCGCGGTCCGCTCAGCGGTCCCGTCGACACCGCCCATGCCGCCGATATGCCGCCAACCGCCGTCGAAGTCGATGTCGCGACGGTCGTGTCTCAGACCATCACGGACTGGCAAAGCTACTCGGGACGGCTCGAAGCCATCGACCGCGTCGACGTGCGCCCGCTCGTACCCGGCACGATCGTCGCCGTGTACTTCAAGGACGGCGCACTGGTGAAAAAAGGCGACCCGTTGTTCACGATCGACCCGCGTCCCTATCAGGCGGAAGTCGATCGCGCGGCGGCGCAACTCGTGGCTGCGAAAGCGCGCGCTGCATATGCGTCGACGGATGCGGCGCGGGCTGACCGCCTGCTCGCCGACAACGCGATCGCAAAACGCGACTACGACGAAAAGCACAACGCGGACCGTGAGGCATCGGCAGCCGTCAAGGCGGCTGAAGCCTCGCTCGAATCCGCTCAGGTGAATCTCGGCTACACGAACGTGACGGCACCGGTGACGGGCCGCGTGTCGCGCGCGGAGCTGACGGTTGGAAACGTCGTGTCGGCGGGCGCCAACGCTCCGCTGTTGACGACCCTCGTTTCCGTGTCGCCCATCTACGCGTCGTTCGAAGTCGACGAACAAACCTATCTGCAGTACCTCGGCCGCGACCGCAATGCAAAGGTGCCCGTCACGATCGGTCTTGCGAACGAGGAAGGCTATTCGCTCAAAGGCACGATCAGTTCGGTCGACAACCGGCTCGACACGTCGTCGGCGACGATTCGCGTGCGCGCGACCATCGACAACCGCGACGGCACGCTCGTCCCCGGCCTTTACGCGCGCGTGCAAGTAGGCGGCGGCGAAGCGCACCCCGCGATCCTCATCGACGACGCCGCCGTCGCCACCGATCAGGCCAAAAAGTACGTCCTCGTCGTCGACGGCGCGAACAAGGTCCATTACCGCGAGGTCAAGCTCGGGGCGCTGCACGACAACCTGCGCGTCGTCGATTCGGGTCTCAAGGCAGGCGAACGCATCGTCGTCAACGGCTCGATGCGCGCCCGTCCGAACGACACCGTGCAGCCTCACGCCGTCGACATGGTCAATGCAGCACGCCAGCCGGCGTAA
- a CDS encoding efflux RND transporter permease subunit encodes MNISKFFIDRPIFAAVLSVVILLAGVIALTKLPTAEYPEVVPPSVVVRAQYPGANPKVIAETVASPIEEQINGVENMLYMQSQANSDGNMTTTVTFKLGTDPDKAQQLVQNRVSQAMPRLPEDVQRLGVTTVKSSPTLTMGVNLVSPNDRYDLTYLRNYALINIKDRFAQVPGVGEVVLWGSGDYSMRVWLDPTKVARQNLTATDVVKAIREQNVQVAAGIVGGAPMSTNIPLQLSVNAQGRLKTEDEFRRIILKTSPDGAVTHLGDVARVEMGASDYALRAGIDGKKAVQIILFQQPNANSLQISDDIRRLTAEMQKDMPEGVKAEIVYDPTQFVRESIDAVVHTLFEAIFLVVVVVIVFLQTWRASLIPLLAVPVSIVGTFSLMLAFGFTINALSLFGMVLAIGIVVDDAIVVVENVERNIAAGLTPLEASYEAMREVSGPIIAIALTLVAVFVPLAFMSGLTGQFYKQFAMTIAISTVISAFNSLTLSPALSALLLKDHHAPKDWLTRVMDRVFGPFFNLFNKLFNRGSDAYSKGVGGIVNRKLAMMAVYAVLLGGTVLLGRIVPGGFVPAQDKDYFVSILQLPAGASLDRTEKVVNEMGDIARQQPGVRHTTEFPGLSVTGLMNSSSSGLVFSVTNPSKERGKGEKAADIVGGLNTKYAGIKDAAIATFPPPPVQGLGTIGGFKLQIEDRGALGYEALNRATQAFLAAAAKAPELGPSFSSYQINVPQLNVELDREKAKQLGVSVTDVFDTMQIYLGSLYVNDFNKFGRVYQVRAQADAPFRATADSILQLKTRNDKGEMVPLSSLVKVTPTYGPEMVVRYNGYLAADINGGPTPGYSSGQAMAAVERIAAQTLPRGIRFEWTDLTYQQILTGNTAFWVFPISVLLVFLVLAAMYESLTLPLAILLIVPMSILSALFGVWLTRGDNNIFTQIGLMVLVGLSAKNAILIVEFARELEIQGRSIVQAAIEACRLRLRPILMTSIAFIMGVVPLVISTGAGSEMRRAMGIAVFFGMLGVTFFGLLLTPVFYVILRKLSGGKRLRDKHGRRPHVHGPDERDGNEHGASGRPAAADAKVREPALLD; translated from the coding sequence ATGAACATCTCAAAGTTTTTCATCGACAGGCCGATTTTCGCGGCCGTGCTGTCGGTGGTGATCCTGCTGGCGGGCGTGATCGCGCTGACGAAATTGCCGACGGCGGAATATCCCGAAGTCGTGCCGCCTTCCGTCGTGGTCCGCGCGCAGTATCCCGGCGCGAACCCGAAAGTGATCGCGGAGACCGTGGCGTCGCCCATCGAGGAACAGATCAACGGCGTCGAGAACATGCTGTACATGCAGTCGCAGGCCAACAGCGACGGCAACATGACGACGACGGTAACGTTCAAGCTCGGCACCGACCCGGACAAGGCGCAGCAACTCGTGCAGAACCGGGTATCGCAGGCGATGCCGCGCTTGCCCGAAGACGTTCAGCGGCTAGGCGTGACGACCGTCAAGTCGTCGCCGACGCTCACGATGGGCGTCAATCTCGTCTCGCCGAACGACCGCTACGACCTGACCTATCTGCGCAACTACGCGCTCATCAACATCAAGGACCGCTTCGCGCAGGTGCCGGGCGTCGGCGAAGTCGTGCTATGGGGTTCGGGCGACTATTCGATGCGCGTGTGGCTCGATCCAACCAAGGTGGCACGCCAGAACCTGACGGCAACCGACGTCGTCAAGGCGATTCGCGAGCAGAACGTGCAGGTCGCGGCGGGCATCGTCGGCGGCGCGCCGATGTCGACCAACATTCCGCTGCAGTTGAGCGTGAACGCGCAAGGCCGCCTGAAAACGGAGGACGAGTTCCGCAGGATCATCCTGAAGACGTCACCCGATGGCGCGGTCACGCATCTGGGTGACGTCGCGCGCGTGGAAATGGGCGCGTCCGATTACGCGCTGCGCGCGGGTATCGACGGGAAGAAGGCCGTTCAGATCATCCTGTTCCAGCAGCCCAATGCGAACTCGCTGCAGATCTCGGACGATATCCGCCGGCTCACAGCCGAAATGCAAAAGGACATGCCAGAAGGCGTCAAAGCCGAAATCGTCTACGACCCGACGCAGTTCGTGCGAGAAAGCATCGATGCCGTGGTACACACGTTGTTCGAGGCGATTTTCCTCGTGGTGGTCGTGGTCATCGTGTTTCTGCAAACCTGGCGCGCTTCGCTGATTCCGCTGCTCGCGGTGCCCGTATCGATCGTCGGCACGTTCTCATTGATGCTCGCGTTCGGCTTCACGATCAACGCGTTGTCGCTGTTCGGCATGGTGCTGGCGATCGGCATTGTGGTCGACGATGCGATCGTCGTCGTCGAGAACGTCGAGCGCAATATCGCGGCGGGTCTCACGCCGCTCGAAGCATCGTATGAGGCGATGCGGGAAGTGAGCGGACCGATCATCGCGATTGCGCTGACTCTGGTCGCCGTGTTCGTTCCGCTTGCTTTCATGTCGGGGCTCACCGGGCAGTTCTACAAGCAGTTTGCGATGACGATTGCGATTTCGACCGTCATCTCGGCGTTCAACTCGCTCACGCTGTCGCCTGCCCTCTCGGCGCTGCTGCTGAAGGACCATCACGCGCCAAAGGATTGGCTCACGCGCGTCATGGACCGCGTCTTTGGTCCGTTCTTCAATCTGTTCAACAAGCTGTTCAATCGCGGTTCCGACGCGTACAGCAAGGGTGTCGGCGGCATCGTCAACCGCAAGCTCGCGATGATGGCCGTATATGCCGTGCTGCTGGGCGGCACTGTCCTGCTGGGCAGGATCGTGCCCGGCGGCTTCGTCCCCGCGCAGGACAAGGACTATTTCGTGAGCATCCTGCAACTGCCCGCAGGCGCATCGCTCGATCGCACCGAGAAGGTGGTGAACGAAATGGGCGACATCGCGCGCCAGCAGCCGGGCGTCAGGCACACGACGGAATTCCCGGGGCTGTCGGTGACGGGCCTGATGAATTCGTCGAGCAGCGGCCTGGTGTTCTCCGTGACCAATCCTTCCAAGGAGCGCGGCAAAGGCGAAAAGGCGGCCGACATCGTCGGCGGATTGAACACGAAATACGCGGGCATCAAGGACGCGGCCATTGCGACGTTTCCGCCGCCGCCCGTCCAGGGTCTCGGCACGATCGGCGGATTCAAGCTGCAGATCGAAGACCGCGGCGCGCTCGGCTACGAAGCGCTGAACAGGGCCACGCAGGCGTTCCTCGCCGCGGCTGCGAAGGCGCCCGAGCTTGGTCCGTCTTTCTCGAGCTATCAGATCAACGTGCCGCAGTTGAATGTCGAACTCGACCGCGAGAAGGCGAAGCAACTCGGCGTGTCCGTGACGGACGTGTTCGACACGATGCAGATCTATCTCGGCTCGCTGTATGTGAACGACTTCAACAAGTTCGGCCGTGTGTATCAGGTTCGGGCACAGGCCGACGCGCCGTTCCGCGCGACGGCGGACAGCATCCTGCAACTGAAGACGCGCAACGACAAGGGCGAGATGGTGCCGCTGTCATCGCTCGTGAAGGTGACGCCGACTTACGGCCCGGAAATGGTGGTGCGCTACAACGGCTATCTCGCCGCCGACATCAACGGTGGACCCACGCCGGGCTACTCGTCGGGCCAGGCGATGGCGGCCGTCGAGCGCATCGCCGCGCAGACTTTGCCGCGCGGCATCCGGTTCGAGTGGACGGATCTCACGTATCAGCAGATTTTGACGGGCAATACCGCGTTCTGGGTGTTTCCCATCAGCGTGCTGCTGGTGTTCCTCGTGCTGGCCGCGATGTACGAAAGCCTGACGTTGCCGCTCGCCATTCTGCTGATCGTGCCGATGAGCATTCTGTCCGCGCTGTTCGGCGTGTGGCTCACGCGTGGCGACAACAACATCTTCACGCAGATCGGCTTGATGGTGCTGGTCGGTCTGTCGGCGAAGAACGCGATTCTGATCGTCGAGTTCGCGCGGGAGCTGGAAATTCAGGGCCGTTCCATCGTGCAGGCGGCTATCGAAGCATGCCGCCTGCGTCTGCGTCCGATTCTGATGACGTCGATCGCTTTCATCATGGGCGTGGTGCCGCTCGTCATCTCGACGGGCGCTGGTTCGGAGATGCGTCGCGCAATGGGCATTGCGGTGTTCTTCGGGATGCTGGGCGTCACGTTCTTCGGCCTGCTGCTGACACCCGTGTTCTACGTGATCCTGCGCAAGCTCTCGGGCGGCAAGCGGCTCAGGGACAAGCACGGCCGCCGTCCGCACGTTCATGGTCCGGACGAGCGTGACGGCAACGAACATGGCGCGAGCGGGAGGCCCGCCGCAGCGGATGCGAAGGTCCGCGAACCGGCCTTGCTGGATTAA